GCCAACTGCTGGCCGTCGTTCTGTTATGGCTATGGTGGCAGGAGAGGAACAGCGTAAGGGAAGGAGACAAACGGAGAGAAGCAGTTGACCTGGCGTTCATTATTCAGAAACAGGCAACTGAGTTTGGGAAGATCTCACAGAGTGTGCGGAGGGGAGTGGAGCTCGGAGGAAGGCAAAATGGTGCAGGCCGAGCAGGGATGTCCTGAAGATTAACACAGACGGCTCCAATATATCAAGTACGGCGCCGACTACTATGCAAACAAGCCTTAAAGCGTGCAAACAAATCATTAGATCCCTCAGATGGGCTGTCAATGGTGGATTAATTTTTTCCTAATAACCCCTCCCACCAGCAACCACGTTTTTTAATTAGCCCCTGCAGCCAAGCCGATCGAAGCTTATTAGCCGATCTCCATCTCCAGCTCGATCTCTAGGAACCATCGTCTTCTGTGTAGTACCCAGGCTGCCGCCCTCCAGGGAAGAAGAACGGAAGGCAGCGCCGCGCACCGAATCAACTCGATCAAGATGACCAGCGATGGTGCCGTTGAACTAGAGGAGCTGGACGACGTCGACTAAATCTCTATACAGAAGGTAGACGCTCTGGGGCTCATGAGTGCCGATTTCGATAGTGGATCCTCTCCTATACGTGAAGAGACCTTCACGCAGCAAGGTAACTGTTGCGAACAATGTACAAATTCATTATTATGCATTTATGTTTACACTGGCCTAATTTGACATCATGTCTTTCATTAGATAAAGAGACCACCATCGATATCAATGATGCATTTGGGACACCACAGAAGAAAAATAAACATGTTCTAAAGGTGACATATATTTGTATCCAGATAACCATTCATTGAAAATATGTTTACATGTTCGAAAGCTAATATGATGCATGTTTTCAGAAAGGCATGTTGTTTGATGATATGCAAGCTGCtaaaaaattttacaaagaataTGCACATGATCTCGATTTCTCCGTTAGGACGGGCCAACAGAAATTAGAAGATAATGGAGTGGTTATGTGGAAGCGATTCCTGTGTGCAAGGGAAGGATATAAAACAGAAAAAGAAGCAGGTTCCAGTGGTTCATCATCAAAAGGTCGCAGAAGTAGAGAGTCAAGATGTGGATGTCAAGCTTATATTTATGTTAAGcgcactccagaaggcaagtaTATCATTGCAGCACTATTTGAGGGACATAACCATGCCTTCGTGACACCTACCAAACATCACCTCCTTCGATCCAACCGTTATGTCAGTGAGAAGGCAAAAACTATTCTTTTCAACTGTCACAAGTCTAGCATTGGAACATTACAGGCTTACAGATTACTTCAAGTTGGTGCAGGGGATTTTGAGTATGTTGGATGCACAAAAAAGGATTTGCAGAATTACTATAGTGATTTCAGGAACAAAATAAAGGACGCAGATGCTTTCATGTTTATTGAGAATTTACGTACACTCAAGGATTTGGACCCTAATTTCTTCTTTGAATATGAAGTGAAGGATGGTCGGTTGTTTCGAGTGTTCTGGGCTGATACAATTAGTAGCAAGAACTATATCCATTTCGGTGATATACTATCTTTTGATACTACTTACAGCACAAACCAGTATGACATAAAATTTGCACCTTTTACTGGGGTCAATCATCATATGCGTTCTATTTTCTTTGGTGCTGCTTTCTTAGCTGATGAGAAGATTGAGAGCTACGTTTGGTTGTTTCAGACCTTTTTTCGAGATATAAGAGGGAAGGCTCCCGCATTGATTGTAACAGATGAGGATGCTAGCATCAGAGCTGGCATCGCTAATGTTCTTCCTAACACGGTACACAGATTGTGCATGTGGCACATAATGAAAAAACTGCCTGAGAAAATTGATGCCAATCTTCTAAATGAAGACGAATTTAGGAAGATGATCAATTCATGTGTACGGGGTTCAGAAACTATAGAAGAATTTGAGAGCAGATGGCAAGCTTGGATAGCAAAGTATCACTTGGAGAACAATGACTGGTTAGATGGAAGGTATCAAATTCGGGAATCATGGATACCTGCATATGTCAAGAAGATATGGCTTGGAGGCATTCTTCGAACAACGTCAAGATCAGAGAGTGCAAACTCTTTTTTCATTCGTTTTATAGGTCGTAAACTTGCACTTGTTGAATTCTGGTTAAGGTTTGACACGGCATTAAAATGTCAGTGGCAGGAGGAACTCATTGACGATAACACTTCCATGCATACCAGCCCAAAGCTATTTACATCCTGGGAATTAGAGAGACATGGTGGTTCTGTATTTACACATGAGGTGTTTAGAAAATTTCAGGAGGAGTTGTTAGCAGCAAGGGAGCACTGTGATGTACAAAACAGAACTGAAATGGAGGATAGAACAATTGTTAAAGTAGTTGACAACTCAAACAGAATAAGAGAGGTCATTTGCTTTACTACCAAACAGGTACATAAGTGTTCTTGCATGTTATTTGAGTCAATAGGAATACCATATCGCCATATAATACGGATGTTAAGATGTGCAAGGATTCGTGAACTGCCCATGTGCTATATCACCAATAGATGGACCAAAAATTGTAAAAGGTACCTTTTAATATTTAACCCTTGTAATTTTGTAGTATGACTGATATTTCTTGAAAACTGATATGTTCACATTGATTCATTTTCAGAGAAGATGCATATGATAGTGAAGGGAATTTATTAATTGAGAAGTCCACTAGTTACATGGAAGATACTACGAGAAGGAAGATGGCAAGTGCCCATAACAAATTTGAAGATGTTTTTCAAATGGCGAAGACTTCTGATGAAGGCCTGGATATTCTTATTCAGAATTTGGAGTCTCTTTCATTGTTGTTTCAGCCTTCATCTCGCACAAGACAAGAGGAACAAGAGACTTTTATTGGGATGTCCATTCCAGAAAATGTGCAAGTGCATCCACCTAGTGACATTCGTTCAAAGGGGAAGTGCAAGAGAATACTAGGTCATGCTGACAAAAATAGAAGGACTCAAAGTTCAGGTCCGCGCAAATGCACAATATGCAAAGGCGTTGGACACGATAGGCGCAATTGCCCAAATAAAGATGCAGACACAGTTTGAGTGTTTAAATTATTGTAATCTATTTCATTTCAAAGACTTGGAAATTTTGCATGATACATACTTTTGTCAGTAGCAGTTACAATTGAAATTACAGAAATAAAATTGAACATTATTGTTCATTTCATTTGAACACTGGTCATTGCTTTGCTAATTGAAACAACAATATCAACGTTATCTTCAACCATTGCAACCGTCCTGGTCCAAGGTTCGGATGCCCGGAGTAGCGGCCCGACGCCAAGGCCGAGGGGGCATGGACGAGCATGGAGGGGGCGCGCACGCCCGGTGGGAATCATCGGGGGCGGTGGGGCGGACCTCCGCCGGGGAGGACCACGGCCAAGGCGCAGACGGGCAGCGAGTCGACAGAGCATCATGGTAGGGCACCTCGACGGCGGCGTCCTGGGGCTGGGAGGGCACCTCGATGGCGACGGCCTGTGGAGGAGGGAACCTCGACAGCGGCAACCTGTGGAGGGcaccacgacggcggcggcctggaGATCGAGATCGGCTTGATAACGCTTCGATCGGCTTGGCTGCAGGGGCTAATTAAAAAACGTGGTTGCTGGTGGGAGGGATTATTAGGAAAAAGTTAATCCACCGTTGACAGCCTATCTGAGGGATCTAATAATCTGTTTGCACGCTTTCATTTAAGACTTGTTTGCATAGTAGTCGGCGCCTTGGCTGCCaggtagtagtagtagtagagGAGTAGCGAGGAGTCGCTTTCGTCGAAGGAAGACGGAGACGCCGTCCGGCACGTTCAAACCGAAACTGCCCACCACGTTGTTCTGGAGGCCGTGGACATCTCGGCCCAAGAACATACGAGGCGGCAGCCCGGCGAGAATTTCTGCCCACGGGCCTCATCAGAATCCATTCATCATCACTCAGAGCCGTTGTCGACGTCTGAAACTGTCCATGCGATGCCTTGGCTTGAATCCGATCAGAGTTGGTGGCCATGGAGCCCATGCCTCCATGCTCCAACACTTCGGTTCCACGAGAAGATGATTGAAGCAGCAGAAGCAGCAGCTTGACAGGTTTGCCTAGCTTGGGTTCTGAACTGCATGCAAGTCTGAACGCCGGCTTGCCGGCAGGCCCACCCAACCGCAGCGGATTGATGGCTTCAAACGTGTCCCACATTTTCTTTACGTGCTCCGGTAATGTGTGCCATTCACCTAATAACCTGGTCTACTTCTTCTAGGATAGAGCTTTTACTGATTCGATGATGGCTGCCATTCAGCACAAGCACACTAGCAGACTAGCGACTACCTTATCGGCTTATCCCCAATGGCCAGTACAAATCATTTCGGATTATCCCAGCTGGCGAAACCTTTTCGAATTTCAACTTCCACACCCAGCACATATAACACATAGACTGATCATGAAAAAAAGTTCTATAATATGTAATTATTTTAATTTATACGGACATAATTCTACAGAAAACGAAATGAGCTTGGGCTAGTGTGGAAGAAGACGACGACCTTTGAGCATGACATGACTGAGAGTGCAATAATACATTGCTTCTTTAGCTTTTCAGTTCCCAGCATAAAACAAAGCACGGAGACACGTCGTTGTGGATGATCTTAGCTTGCGGCGATGGTCCATGACTTTTGGCCTTAAAAAGGCTACTATATTAAAGCAGAAATTGCAGGGTCAAAGACTAAAAAGGAGCATCTTGCCACACGTCCCAAGTCTCTCTCACTCTCGGTCTCAGCTCTCCAACCCAATCATGAAAGCAAGACTACACCAATACACACCATCCGTTCTTTTCACTAGGGAAAGCTCTATAGCCTTTGTCCCCAACCGGAAAGGTACGGTCTGAATGAAGTTTGAATAACAcatggaaaaaaaagagagaacaaTCCCTGTAAACAATTAACTTGGACCATTATTTTTTAACACATACTCCCTTtgccccccccccaaaaaaaaaaagcaattCTTGATTTGTCTAACTTAAACTATTTTCAGTTTCACAAAAAAAATCTACAGAAAAGACTATCAACACTTATAATGCCAAATAAGTAAATATTTGATTTACCACGAATCTTATTTTCATGGTATAGATCTATCTGGTGTTACAAATGTTGACACCATTCTCTATAAATATGGTCAAATGTAAGatagtttgacttaggataaaAGTATAATTACATTCCTTTTAAAGGGAATGGAGGAGTATACTGTTAGATGATCAAAAAGATATCTTCTTGTGTTTAAAAAACTAACTAAATATTGTCGTAAATGCAGGTGGTTAAAAGTAGTATGAAATAGTAAAAAACAAAGTTATAACTATTTTAGTCGGAATTCTTTTATCTTGCATTATCTCAAACTTGATAAATTTTGTATAAGTGCTTTAGAGCAACCTCAGCAATAACCCCTAAATTAGATCCTACAAATGCTAAATGAAAGTTGCTTCTACTTTGAGGGGATTTTAAATTTACTTTAGCTCTCAATTCTAATTTTAATAGAGAGCCTCTCTAGGAATGGAGGGTGGAGGGTAAGATTTGGATGTACCTTCCGAAATAAAAGGTCCAATAGAGTATGTGCTTGAGTGTATTTTTAAGTTTACCACTCTAAACTTATTAAACTGAGGATAGGGTTGTTTAGATCCGCGACAAGCGGCCCTATATCGACGGGCCTCGCCGTCCGTGTCCGTGTAGACGTCAATGCGTCAAACTCCATCGCCAACCCTCCGATGCGTGCGTCCAGTAATGCCCCGcgccaacccccccccccccccccccccccccccccccccccccccaaccgaCGAATCCAATCTCAACTGCGAAGAGCACAGCGCGCGCGCCCGGGCTGCCTGttagagaagaagaagatgggtcGGCTCTCGGCTGCAAATCTTACGAACGGGCAATCAAACGGCTCAAGGTAAGATGAAGAGTTGCCGGAGTTAAGGTTTTTGGCTCAAAAATGCATACGCCCCATTTGCAACCTGTTTGCAACAACACggagaatttctccaaaatttGAAAATTAAACTAACATCTATTTTCATCATTTTACATAGACCGCATTTAGTACGAGAGTCAACTACTTCTGAATTTTAGACAAAATGGCATAGTTGTGAAAAAATTGACCGGTGCAAAAAAAAAGACGCGCACAAAAAAGTGTCCGAATTCTCAGACCGAATCATTTTCATTCAAACTGATAAGAGCCGGGATGAGGGAGCAACTTTGTTCATTCATAACCTTTTTTCTTCATACGTATGCACAAATGTTCATGATCTCATATAGTCATGTACTCATGTGGTCCTGTCCTGCCCTTCACAAACTGAGCACAACTTCTATCCACCATGTGTGCCTCTCGACAACAGAACGCCTATAATCTCATCTCTTGGAGGTGCTCATACATAGATAGGATATGTGTTTGTGAGTACGATTGGATAAGCATATATACCTTGCTAATTTAAGCAGGAAGGAAACCGTGGCATCATGCGGTTGATTTTCAGCAAGAGTACCATCAAAACTGAGCAATTCTTAGCATTCCCTAGTGACCAGTGCCCCTCCAACCAAAACCGAAAGGGAGGGAAACTTGGAGAAGGAACTTCATGTGCCACTAATTATGATGTTACTGGTGCTCCTCTTTATTTCGCCATATACACAAACTCAACACCACAACGATTCACTAGTGAAGCTCGAATATTTGGAAGAAGATGGACAACTTTGAGGCATTACAACACACTTTAAACCTGGCTACCGGATAATTCAGTTGAAGTTGGAATGATCATCCAGCCCTGATCCTTTCTCGTCGTTTGGCCCAGCAAAGGCCTTTCTCAAGATTGTCTAAAATAGACACTGGTGTCTAGTGCTCTTGTTGTCGCTCAATACCGTCTCCTCCGACGCTTGAAACCGGAAGGGACAGCGAATTGATTTTGAGAGCTCTGTAGGAAGGAGATTTCAGGAACAAACATGGTGCTGTCATATGCAGTGAAATGCAAATTCCCATGCCAATTGAGCCCCGATGCTGTTGGGGGTGAGGGAACCTCAGGGACTGCCCATGAATTCTCAGGTACTCGGCTCATATATTCATCGGTGACCAATCCAGGCACCTGGCCTAATAGTTCCTCAGCAACGAAGCCTTCGGCTAAACGGCATTGTGGAGATCCCCCAGCACTCCCCAGCTTAGCATTGTCACTCTGTAAAACCAGAAATGGACAGAAAAAGATTAATGTCTCCATAAAACAGTTTATCCAGTGAGAAGATGACATTTAATAGTCTGCCTTTCAAGGATTTCAAGTGAATGAATAAATGTAGATGCTACATCAAGACCTTGACGTTCACCATGTCACAAAACACTCAACCTAGACTATTGCAAAGAGCCAGTCTTCTACATTAGAGTAATGGTCAACAAATCTAGCAACTAAGTCACTAAACTAGCTGTTTGGTAGCAGAAGCCTGAACCTCTACAGTTCATCATCAGTTAATTATCAAATGGTCAGATTAAGCTTCAACCTAAACAATCTTATGCATTAATGTTCTTCAGGTAAATGACAAAGAATGTGACTCTTAAGCTCTTAAACATGATTATAACAACAATCTGCACTATTATCACAGTAAAAGATTCTAGATTCAAATGCATCAAGCTAGTCAACCAATGGAATAAACAATTGGAATTTTTAATATCATGGAAACAAGAAATGTTCTCTATGTTCATCTGCAGTCCAAAAAAAAACTGAAAAATGAAAAGAAGATTCTAATGACATTGAGAGAAGAGAGGCAGAACATGAAGTGTATAATATGGTAACTTGCCTTAGAAGAACCATGCTCCGCAAAACTGAAGTTTGGGCCATATTCTGAGTTAGTGAAGAACTCATCCACAGGCCAATCTGGTAGGCTGTCTGTCCCATTACCACCTGAGAATGGCAAGTTGTAGGCCCGATCACTATCGCTGTTAATTTGACTGGAAAAGGCCACTGTGGCCTGGCTAGATTGCTGAAGTGTTGGACTTTCCTCTGACATGTACTTAGGCGGAGATTCTACGGATTGAATTGCACCATTGTGCATTGTCCAATCAACCACTTCCGTCCTGACTGTTGGAACAGAATTCTGTCTTGAATAGTCTCCATTTATTAAACTTTTGCAGGGAACAGAAGCAGTGCCTTCACCTGAAAATTGAACTGTTGGGTTTCTCCTTGGCAGATGTTTTGCTGGTTGATATACCAAGCCACCAACGGCATTAACATGGTTTTCAGCAATGGGTGGAACTGGATCAGCAGGATCAAGGCCCACCTGAACTCCAGTTAGCAGGAATCTCTGATGCACcgaaacaaatgaatttaccGTGTGTATAGCAACATCACAATCTCTACAAAGTAGTGCACGGTCTTCTAGGCAGAAGAAGTATCCAGAAGCCTCCTGCAATAAGGATAAACATGAGAAATCTCTTGCAGCAGGAATCAATACAGTACAAGAAAATTATGTTGCAGTAGCTAAGTACATCACACAGTCATCAGTATCCAAATAATCCAGACTAGACCATACCTCGAAGAACTAAAAGAGTAAAATATAGTTGACTCAACATTCATACGGCGATTCAATCCTCATAGGCACAAAAGCTATGAAGTATAAAATGAAATGAATAGAAGGCACCCAGCAACAACCCTTAAGTGTTCCCTATGATTCAAAAAGCCTTTTAAGCCTCATTCTTCATGGAGGCATTCATGATCGTCTTCTGGACCATCCGGAAACATAGAAATGATCACGTTTTCAGACAGATCAGGCCTATATTACAGAAGTGGAAAGGTGATTTCATCAAGGAAATACCTCTACAATTACATAGCATGAGAGCTGTTTAAGATCTCTCCTATTCTTCTTGGTCCAATGCCCTTGTATAGATTCTAATTTTTCctattttttattaaaaaacATTAGCCCACCTGGGCCGAGTACAGCCTTTCTTATACATATTTATACAAATATATAACAAAGTAAAGGTTtcccctaatgtaaaattcaaGAAAACTCAGTGCCAAGGCTTCTCTAGCCACCAGTGAAGTGAAACAATTGCAATTTGCAGAAACAGCCACCCCGCAACTCCATTTATCTTTTCTTTAGACAACGCAGCATAATTTATCTTTTTTTAGGATGAAGGCAACTTTAACTGCTTACAGCACTCACAACTTAGGTCAATACAGAATAATGAGTATACAGGGGCTCAAAATAGAACCTTTACCATATGCCGATTGCTGCATTTACTAGGTCCTATTCAAATCAGCTAATGTGACAGCTTACAAGAAATGACAGGGCACAACGTGTTGTGATT
The genomic region above belongs to Panicum hallii strain FIL2 chromosome 4, PHallii_v3.1, whole genome shotgun sequence and contains:
- the LOC112889523 gene encoding B-box zinc finger protein 22-like, with the protein product MKIQCNACGAAEARVLCCADEAALCAACDEEVHAANKLAGKHQRVPLLSDADAVATATPAVPKCDICQEASGYFFCLEDRALLCRDCDVAIHTVNSFVSVHQRFLLTGVQVGLDPADPVPPIAENHVNAVGGLVYQPAKHLPRRNPTVQFSGEGTASVPCKSLINGDYSRQNSVPTVRTEVVDWTMHNGAIQSVESPPKYMSEESPTLQQSSQATVAFSSQINSDSDRAYNLPFSGGNGTDSLPDWPVDEFFTNSEYGPNFSFAEHGSSKSDNAKLGSAGGSPQCRLAEGFVAEELLGQVPGLVTDEYMSRVPENSWAVPEVPSPPTASGLNWHGNLHFTAYDSTMFVPEISFLQSSQNQFAVPSGFKRRRRRY